A stretch of the Corylus avellana chromosome ca6, CavTom2PMs-1.0 genome encodes the following:
- the LOC132184099 gene encoding homeobox-leucine zipper protein HDG11-like, whose amino-acid sequence MEYGGGDGGDHHDTSSDAHKRKKRYHRHTANQIQRLEAVFKDCPHPDEKQRLQLSRELGLAPRQIKFWFQNRRTQMKAQHERADNCALRAENDKIRCENIAIREALRNVICPSCGGPPVTEDSYFDEHKLRVENAQLKEELDRVSSIAAKYIGRPITQLPPVQPIHISSLDLSMGSFGGGGPSLDLDLLPGSSSAVPSLPFQQLCLSDLDKSSMTDIAANAMEELLRLLQTNEPLWMKSAADGRDVINLDSYERIFPRPNANLKDPHLRIEASRDSGVVIMNGLALVDMFMDSNKWAELFPTIVSVAKTIEVLSPGGLGSHSGSLQLMYEELQVLSPVVPTREFYFLRYCQQIDQGLWAIVDVSYDFPRDNQFANSQCRCHRLPSGCLIQDMPNGYSKVTWVEHVEIEDKTPTHRLYRDLIHSGLAFGAERWLAVLRRICERFACLMVTGTSTTRDLGGVIPSPDGKRSMMKLAQRMVNNFCASISTSISHRWTTLSGLNEVGVRVTFHKSTDPGQPNGVVLSAATTIWLPMSPQNVFNFFKDERTRAQWDVLSSGNAVQEVAHIANGSHPGNCISVLRAFNTSQNNMLILQESCIDSSGALVVYCPVDLPAINIAMSGEDPSYIPLLPSGFTISPDGRHDQGDGASTSSSSGNMGRSGGSLITVAFQILVSSLPSAKLNLESVTTVNNLIGTTVQQIKAALNCPSS is encoded by the exons atggAGTATGGCGGGGGAGACGGCGGAGACCACCACGATACCTCCTCCGACGCCCACAAGAGGAAGAAGCGCTACCATCGTCACACTGCTAACCAGATTCAGAGGCTCGAAGC GGTGTTCAAGGATTGTCCTCACCCAGATGAAAAACAGAGATTGCAGTTAAGCCGGGAGTTGGGCTTGGCACCTCGCCAGATCAAATTTTGGTTCCAAAACAGGAGGACCCAGATGAAG GCGCAACACGAGAGAGCTGATAACTGCGCGCTTCGGGCAGAGAACGACAAGATCCGTTGCGAGAACATAGCAATCCGGGAGGCACTCAGAAATGTCATCTGCCCCTCTTGCGGGGGCCCTCCAGTGACCGAAGATTCATACTTCGATGAACATAAACTCCGAGTGGAGAATGCCCAGTTGAAAGAAGAG CTCGATAGAGTATCTAGCATTGCTGCCAAGTATATTGGGAGGCCAATTACCCAACTCCCACCAGTACAGCCTATTCATATTTCTTCACTGGACTTATCAATGGGAAGTTTTGGAGGCGGCGGCCCTTCCCTTGATCTTGATCTTCTTCCGGGGAGTTCATCGGCTGTACCCAGTTTGCCTTTCCAGCAGTTATGCCTTTCGGACCTTGACAAATCCAGCATGACAGATATTGCTGCCAATGCCATGGAAGAATTGCTGAGGCTTTTGCAGACCAATGAGCCCTTGTGGATGAAGTCCGCCGCTGATGGGAGGGATGTTATTAATCTTGATAGCTACGAAAGAATTTTTCCGAGGCCTAATGCTAATTTGAAAGACCCCCATTTGAGGATTGAGGCTTCTAGAGATTCAGGTGTTGTGATCATGAATGGCTTGGCATTGGTTGATATGTTTATGGATTCA AACAAGTGGGCGGAGCTATTTCCCACAATTGTCTCGGTGGCAAAGACAATTGAAGTGTTATCACCCGGAGGATTGGGCAGTCATAGTGGCTCTTTGCAACTG ATGTATGAAGAGTTGCAGGTGCTTTCACCAGTTGTGCCTACTCGGGAGTTCTATTTCCTCCGTTATTGCCAGCAAATTGATCAAGGCTTGTGGGCAATTGTCGATGTTTCTTATGATTTCCCTCGAGATAACCAATTTGCTAATTCTCAATGTCGATGCCACCGGCTTCCATCCGGCTGCTTGATTCAGGACATGCCTAATGGGTACTCCAAG GTTACTTGGGTGGAGCATGTGGAAATTGAGGACAAAACTCCAACTCATCGGCTTTATAGAGATCTTATTCATAGTGGATTGGCATTTGGAGCTGAAAGATGGCTTGCTGTTCTTCGGAGGATTTGTGAAAGATTTGCTTGTCTTATGGTGACAGGCACCTCTACTACTCGGGATCTTGGAGGAG TAATTCCATCACCTGATGGCAAGAGAAGCATGATGAAGCTTGCACAAAGAATGGTCAACAATTTCTGTGCAAGCATTAGCACATCCATCAGCCATCGGTGGACCACCCTTTCCGGCCTGAATGAGGTCGGAGTTCGAGTGACCTTCCATAAGAGCACCGATCCCGGCCAACCCAATGGCGTGGTTCTTAGTGCAGCTACTACTATATGGCTTCCAATGTCCCCACAAAATGTATTCAACTTCTTCAAAGATGAAAGAACTCGAGCGCAG TGGGATGTTCTCTCAAGTGGCAATGCGGTGCAAGAGGTTGCTCATATAGCAAATGGATCGCATCCTGGGAACTGCATATCTGTTCTTCGA GCTTTCAACACTAGCCAGAACAATATGCTGATACTTCAAGAGAGCTGCATCGACTCCTCAGGTGCACTTGTGGTCTACTGCCCCGTTGATCTCCCAGCCATAAACATAGCAATGAGCGGTGAGGATCCTTCCTACATTCCTCTGCTACCATCAGGGTTCACCATTTCACCAGACGGCCGGCACGACCAGGGAGACGGGGCGTCAACAAGCTCCTCCAGCGGGAACATGGGCAGGTCGGGTGGTTCACTAATTACAGTGGCATTTCAGATACTAGTTAGCAGCCTGCCATCTGCTAAGCTGAACTTGGAGTCGGTGACCACTGTTAATAACCTTATCGGCACCACTGTCCAGCAAATAAAGGCAGCCTTGAATTGTCCAAGTTCCTGA